The following are encoded together in the Drosophila takahashii strain IR98-3 E-12201 chromosome X, DtakHiC1v2, whole genome shotgun sequence genome:
- the LOC108056779 gene encoding uncharacterized protein has product MSVRVDAACQGVTNVDNEDFGGAAGDVARRALEQEEWLGRVEQSPDQLPRRSSSERRLRSPSTANVKKRRGTGPSSRIRRLNHTALPSMTQFFRQVAVTDTLSASKNMLLLYLCLVLMPSMMELGPRIDFPDYWEQTAIFCFLKRRRLQLTLTGNLIRVLIRSLIVAIIPLIGMRNMEHPNLLQLRMPQFEGPDLEMPVSLNIYAFTLLPYVLRLKAGFCLYVADTWVAYSDQVLTIADTFNTWRMLVYLNQVMQLVYSFEMMILFVQGFLGLVHAYRVYKALAGFNSFHVPAFDALTLKDTFWFRPSRHTIAAYKASRERSLEYFYNPLEDQEEQEDQSN; this is encoded by the exons ATGTCGGTGCGCGTGGATGCAGCTTGCCAGGGCGTTACAAATGTGGACAACGAGGACTTCGGAGGAGCCGCCGGCGATGTGGCCAGGCGTGCGCTGGAGCAGGAGGAATGGCTGGGCAGGGTGGAGCAGTCGCCGGATCAGCTGCCCCGTCGCTCCAGCTCCGAGCGTCGCCTGCGCAGCCCGAGCACCGCAAATGTGAAGAAGAGGCGTGGTactggtccttcgagccggattCGTCGCTTGAACCACACTGCCCTGCCCTCCATGACGCAGTTCTTCCGCCAGGTGGCGGTGACTGACACGTTGTCCGCCAGCAAGAATATGCTGCTCCTTTACTTGTGCCTCGTCCTGATGCCCAGCATGATGGAGCTGGGGCCACGCATCGATTTCCCCGATTACTGGGAGCAGACGGCTATATTCTGCTTCCTCAAGCGCCGTCGCCTTCAGCTGACCTTGACGGGCAACCTCATACGCGTTCTGATTCGCTCCCTGATCGTAGCGATTATACCGCTCATCGGAATGAGGAACATGGAGCACCCCAACCTGCTGCAGCTGCGTATGCCCCAATTCGAGGGTCCGGACCTCGAGATGCCCGTCAGCCTGAACATCTACGCCTTCACCCTGCTGCCCTACGTGCTGCGCCTGAAGGCGGGCTTCTGCCTCTACGTGGCCGACACCTGGGTGGCCTACAGCGACCAGGTGCTGACCATAGCCGACACCTTCAACACCTGGCGCATGCTCGTCTATCTCAACCAGGTGATGCAGCTGGTCTACTCGTTTGAGATGATGATCCTCTTCGTCCAGGGATTCTTGGGCCTGGTTCATGCCTATCGCGTCTACAAGGCGCTCGCCGGTTTTAACAGCTTCCATGTGCCGGCCTTCGATGCG CTGACCTTAAAGGATACTTTCTGGTTTAGACCCTCTAGGCACACCATCGCTGCGTACAAGGCTTCCAGGGAGCGTTCCCTGGAATACTTCTACAATCCGCTGGAGGatcaggaggagcaggaggatcaGAGCAACTAA
- the LOC138913755 gene encoding uncharacterized protein has translation MPPLQRDQLNHQHFVLLQSQPVNEKIDSFDINFIKPSIIDRLYRSSIKPTVRTKDRLKTSNSKSSTNGSHFNLSETPDLVASSSLLSSAFVASSAALVNVPRTLRWL, from the exons CCACCAACATTTTGTGCTTTTGCAAAGTCAACCTGTCAATGAGAAAATTGACAGCTTTGatataaactttattaaaCCATCGATTATAGATAGACTATATAGATCGAGCATAAAACCCACGGTTCGAACTAAGGACCGTTTGAAGACTAGTAATTCAAAGAGCAGTACTAACGGAAG CCATTTTAATTTGAGTGAAACGCCAGACTTGGTCGCCTCCTCTTCGCTGTTGTCGTCAGCATTTGTTGCATCCTCCGCCGCCTTGGTAAATGTG CCGAGGACTTTGCGGTggctttaa